The following coding sequences are from one Neurospora crassa OR74A linkage group I, whole genome shotgun sequence window:
- the ck-1a gene encoding casein kinase I isoform delta, protein MTTMDLRVGNKYRIGRKIGSGSFGDIYLGTNIISGEEIAIKLESVKAKHPQLEYEARVYKSLAGGVGIPFVRWFGTECDYNAMVLDLLGPSLEDLFNFCNRKFSLKTVLLLADQLISRIEYIHAKSFIHRDIKPDNFLMGIGKRGNQVNVIDFGLAKKYRDPKTHFHIPYRENKNLTGTARYASINTHLGVEQSRRDDMESLGYVMLYFCRGSLPWQGLKAATKKQKYDRIMEKKMTTPTEVLCRGFPNEFAIYLNYTRSLRFDDKPDYSYLRKIFRDLFVREGFQYDYVFDWTVYKYQKNAQAIQQAAGNSSQPQPADSKEAAQAAARKDPQQALRSGSRKPMTGETPETSRAVGGSDRMLRSAAKGQGAGSGHVAGRYRPME, encoded by the exons ATGACTACCATG GATCTCCGCGTCGGTAACAAGTACCGGATCGGTCGCAAGATCGGCTCTGGTTCTTTCGGTGACATTTACCTCGGCACCAACATCATCTCCGGTGAAGAGATTGCCATCAAGCTGGAGAGCGTGAAGGCCAAACACCCTCAACTAGAGTACGAGGCCCGCGTTTACAAGTCTCTCGCCGGTGGCGTTGGTATCCCCTTTGTCCGCTGGTTCGGCACTGAGTGTGACTACAACGCCATGGtcctcgaccttcttggcCCCAGCTTGGAGGATCTGTTCAACTTCTGCAACCGCAAGTTCTCTCTGAAGACTGTCTTGCTGCTTGCTGATCAGCTCATCTCCCGCATCGAGTACATCCATGCCAAGTCGTTCATCCACCGCGACATCAAGCCTGACAACTTCCTTATGGGGATTGGCAAGCGTGGCAACCAGGTCAACGTGATCGATTTTGGTCTTGCCAAGAAGTACAGAGATCCCAAGACTCACTTCCACATTCCTTACAGAGAGAATAAGAACCTTACTGGCACTGCCCGTTATGCCTCCATCAACACGCATCTCGGCGTCGAGCAGTCTCGCCGTGACGACATGGAGTCCCTTGGCTACGTCATGCTTTACTTTTGCCGCGGCTCCCTCCCGTGGCAGGGCCTTAAGGCTGCCACCAAGAAGCAGAAGTACGACCGCAtcatggagaagaagatgaccaCTCCTACCGAGGTTCTTTGCCGCGGCTTCCCCAACGAGTTTGCCATCTACCTCAACTACACTCGTTCCCTCCGCTTCGATGACAAGCCTGATTACAGCTATCTCCGCAAGATCTTCCGTGACTTGTTCGTCCGCGAAGGTTTCCAGTATGACTACGTCTTTGACTGGACCGTCTACAAGTACCAGAAGAACGCCCAGGCTATCCAGCAGGCTGCTGGCAACTCCAGCCAGCCCCAGCCTGCGGACTCCAAGGAGGCGGCCCAGGCTGCTGCTCGTAAGGACCCTCAGCAGGCCCTGAGGAGCGGATCCAGGAAGCCCATGACCGGCGAGACACCTGAGACCAGCCGTGCCGTCGGTGGCAGCGACAGGAT GCTGCGCTCGGCTGCTAAAGGTCAAGGCGCTGGCTCCGGACATGTGGCCGGCAGGTATCGTCCTATGGAATGA
- the ck-1a gene encoding casein kinase I isoform delta, variant 1 produces MTTMDLRVGNKYRIGRKIGSGSFGDIYLGTNIISGEEIAIKLESVKAKHPQLEYEARVYKSLAGGVGIPFVRWFGTECDYNAMVLDLLGPSLEDLFNFCNRKFSLKTVLLLADQLISRIEYIHAKSFIHRDIKPDNFLMGIGKRGNQVNVIDFGLAKKYRDPKTHFHIPYRENKNLTGTARYASINTHLGVEQSRRDDMESLGYVMLYFCRGSLPWQGLKAATKKQKYDRIMEKKMTTPTEVLCRGFPNEFAIYLNYTRSLRFDDKPDYSYLRKIFRDLFVREGFQYDYVFDWTVYKYQKNAQAIQQAAGNSSQPQPADSKEAAQAAARKDPQQALRSGSRKPMTGETPETSRAVGGSDRILR; encoded by the exons ATGACTACCATG GATCTCCGCGTCGGTAACAAGTACCGGATCGGTCGCAAGATCGGCTCTGGTTCTTTCGGTGACATTTACCTCGGCACCAACATCATCTCCGGTGAAGAGATTGCCATCAAGCTGGAGAGCGTGAAGGCCAAACACCCTCAACTAGAGTACGAGGCCCGCGTTTACAAGTCTCTCGCCGGTGGCGTTGGTATCCCCTTTGTCCGCTGGTTCGGCACTGAGTGTGACTACAACGCCATGGtcctcgaccttcttggcCCCAGCTTGGAGGATCTGTTCAACTTCTGCAACCGCAAGTTCTCTCTGAAGACTGTCTTGCTGCTTGCTGATCAGCTCATCTCCCGCATCGAGTACATCCATGCCAAGTCGTTCATCCACCGCGACATCAAGCCTGACAACTTCCTTATGGGGATTGGCAAGCGTGGCAACCAGGTCAACGTGATCGATTTTGGTCTTGCCAAGAAGTACAGAGATCCCAAGACTCACTTCCACATTCCTTACAGAGAGAATAAGAACCTTACTGGCACTGCCCGTTATGCCTCCATCAACACGCATCTCGGCGTCGAGCAGTCTCGCCGTGACGACATGGAGTCCCTTGGCTACGTCATGCTTTACTTTTGCCGCGGCTCCCTCCCGTGGCAGGGCCTTAAGGCTGCCACCAAGAAGCAGAAGTACGACCGCAtcatggagaagaagatgaccaCTCCTACCGAGGTTCTTTGCCGCGGCTTCCCCAACGAGTTTGCCATCTACCTCAACTACACTCGTTCCCTCCGCTTCGATGACAAGCCTGATTACAGCTATCTCCGCAAGATCTTCCGTGACTTGTTCGTCCGCGAAGGTTTCCAGTATGACTACGTCTTTGACTGGACCGTCTACAAGTACCAGAAGAACGCCCAGGCTATCCAGCAGGCTGCTGGCAACTCCAGCCAGCCCCAGCCTGCGGACTCCAAGGAGGCGGCCCAGGCTGCTGCTCGTAAGGACCCTCAGCAGGCCCTGAGGAGCGGATCCAGGAAGCCCATGACCGGCGAGACACCTGAGACCAGCCGTGCCGTCGGTGGCAGCGACAGGAT TTTGCGATAA
- the ck-1a gene encoding casein kinase I isoform delta, variant 2, whose protein sequence is MTTMDLRVGNKYRIGRKIGSGSFGDIYLGTNIISGEEIAIKLESVKAKHPQLEYEARVYKSLAGGVGIPFVRWFGTECDYNAMVLDLLGPSLEDLFNFCNRKFSLKTVLLLADQLISRIEYIHAKSFIHRDIKPDNFLMGIGKRGNQVNVIDFGLAKKYRDPKTHFHIPYRENKNLTGTARYASINTHLGVEQSRRDDMESLGYVMLYFCRGSLPWQGLKAATKKQKYDRIMEKKMTTPTEVLCRGFPNEFAIYLNYTRSLRFDDKPDYSYLRKIFRDLFVREGFQYDYVFDWTVYKYQKNAQAIQQAAGNSSQPQPADSKEAAQAAARKDPQQALRSGSRKPMTGETPETSRAVGGSDRM, encoded by the exons ATGACTACCATG GATCTCCGCGTCGGTAACAAGTACCGGATCGGTCGCAAGATCGGCTCTGGTTCTTTCGGTGACATTTACCTCGGCACCAACATCATCTCCGGTGAAGAGATTGCCATCAAGCTGGAGAGCGTGAAGGCCAAACACCCTCAACTAGAGTACGAGGCCCGCGTTTACAAGTCTCTCGCCGGTGGCGTTGGTATCCCCTTTGTCCGCTGGTTCGGCACTGAGTGTGACTACAACGCCATGGtcctcgaccttcttggcCCCAGCTTGGAGGATCTGTTCAACTTCTGCAACCGCAAGTTCTCTCTGAAGACTGTCTTGCTGCTTGCTGATCAGCTCATCTCCCGCATCGAGTACATCCATGCCAAGTCGTTCATCCACCGCGACATCAAGCCTGACAACTTCCTTATGGGGATTGGCAAGCGTGGCAACCAGGTCAACGTGATCGATTTTGGTCTTGCCAAGAAGTACAGAGATCCCAAGACTCACTTCCACATTCCTTACAGAGAGAATAAGAACCTTACTGGCACTGCCCGTTATGCCTCCATCAACACGCATCTCGGCGTCGAGCAGTCTCGCCGTGACGACATGGAGTCCCTTGGCTACGTCATGCTTTACTTTTGCCGCGGCTCCCTCCCGTGGCAGGGCCTTAAGGCTGCCACCAAGAAGCAGAAGTACGACCGCAtcatggagaagaagatgaccaCTCCTACCGAGGTTCTTTGCCGCGGCTTCCCCAACGAGTTTGCCATCTACCTCAACTACACTCGTTCCCTCCGCTTCGATGACAAGCCTGATTACAGCTATCTCCGCAAGATCTTCCGTGACTTGTTCGTCCGCGAAGGTTTCCAGTATGACTACGTCTTTGACTGGACCGTCTACAAGTACCAGAAGAACGCCCAGGCTATCCAGCAGGCTGCTGGCAACTCCAGCCAGCCCCAGCCTGCGGACTCCAAGGAGGCGGCCCAGGCTGCTGCTCGTAAGGACCCTCAGCAGGCCCTGAGGAGCGGATCCAGGAAGCCCATGACCGGCGAGACACCTGAGACCAGCCGTGCCGTCGGTGGCAGCGACAGGATGTGA
- a CDS encoding endonuclease/Exonuclease/phosphatase, producing the protein MTPSTIDLLILTFNCAKNLINVAVWAAHLKAALSAQGVGKGNGNTLPDVVVFSLQEVAPLAYSFIGPFFLNTYYARYGEALNLAAGQLLEEADEYGTSSDGASGDPYKLIRAKNVGMTAILLFAREPSKIQRIEEAECGFGAADMGNKGAVGLRVTWSDVVDGNDNAITTTTEQAKTTELTFVATHLAAMEWNLKKRNANWRSIVSGLTFANPRNVLPAGEFPSESRAARSTPDRSGAGDTAPVARTRDDSSSADADDHTDLAYGNGDGDSDAQPLLNNPRASASYKSTLQQISIFKPTSHLFLAGDLNYRIDTTTPPPLATYPSFDPSSGNHFSHFLPRDQLTQEREAGRTMHGLSEAPITFGPTYKYDVHPAKGEAVNEEAVKRGDKVNGVPEVPWRFASHRWPGWCDRVLYLDVPPWVTATTELEQQPEAEAEREKVKVEVEVYDSLPVVETSDHRPVFFRAKVPVLGEEAMRLPLVSEGEGEREVEEEEEWKRDPRVSMPVAVDVHAWERRAAARRKEVVVGWTAFLWSTKEGALVLATLLVMGVGSWWLLRDW; encoded by the exons ATGACGCCCTCAACTATTGACCTCTTGATCCTCACTTTCAACTGCGCAAAGAATCTCATCAATGTCGCCGTTTGGGCGGCGCACTTGAAGGCGGCTCTGTCGGCGCAAGGTGTAGGAAAAGGGAATGGCAATACGTTGCCGGACGTGGTTGTTTT CTCTCTACAAGAAGTAGCCCCGCTGGCTTACTCCTTCATCGGCCCTTTCTTTTTGAACACGTACTACGCTCGGTACGGGGAGGCGTTGAACCTCGCAGCTGGACAACTACTCGAAGAGGCCGATGAATACGGGACAAGCAGTGATGGCGCCAGTGGTGACCCATACAAGCTCATCCGGGCCAAAAACGTTGGGATGACAGCCATCCTGCTCTTTGCCCGTGAACCTTCCAAGATACAGCGGATCGAAGAAGCAGAGTGTGGATTTGGCGCTGCGGATATGGGCAACAAGGGTGCGGTAGGGCTACGGGTTACTTGGAGCGATGTCGTGGATGGCAATGATAACGCGataacgacaacaacagaacAAGCAAAGACGACGGAACTCACCTTTGTGGCCACGCACCTGGCTGCGATGGAATGGAACCTCAAGAAGCGCAACGCCAACTGGCGCAGCATCGTGTCAGGCCTGACTTTCGCCAACCCGCGCAACGTTTTGCCCGCCGGCGAGTTCCCATCCGAAAGCCGAGCAGCGCGGTCGACGCCGGATAGGTCTGGGGCGGGGGACACGGCACCTGTAGCTCGTACTCGGGACGACAGCAGCTCAGCCGATGCCGACGACCATACCGATCTCGCGTACGGAAACGGCGATGGCGATTCTGACGCCCAAcccctcctcaacaaccccaGAGCCAGCGCTTCCTACAAATCCACCCTCCAACAAATCTCCATCTTTAAACCAACCTCCCACCTCTTCCTAGCTGGCGACCTCAACTACCGCATTGACACCACcacaccccctcccctcgccACCTACCCTTCCTTCGATCCCTCCTCGGGCAACCACTTCTCCCACTTTTTGCCTCGTGACCAACTTACTCAAGAGCGCGAAGCCGGACGAACTATGCACGGCCTTTCCGAGGCGCCGATAACCTTTGGCCCGACGTATAAATACGACGTCCATCCAGCCAAGGGGGAGGCGGTTAATGAGGAAGCGGTGAAAAGAGGGGATAAAGTGAATGGAGTGCCGGAGGTGCCGTGGCGGTTTGCCAGCCATCGGTGGCCGGGGTGGTGTGATAGGGTTTTGTATTTGGATGTTCCGCCTTGGGTTACGGCAACAACAGAGCTAGAGCAGCAGCcagaggcagaggcagagCGGGAAAAggtgaaagtggaagtggaagtgtaCGATTCTCTGCCGGTCGTGGAGACGAGTGATCACCGACCTGTGTTCTTCAGGGCGAAGGTGCCGGttttgggggaggaggcgatGAGGCTACCTTTGGTTAGCGAGGGTGAGGGCGAACgggaagtagaagaagaagaagaatggaAAAGGGACCCCAGGGTGTCGATGCCGGTCGCCGTGGATGTACATGcttgggagaggagggcggcggccaggaggaaggaggtggtggtggggtggACGGCTTTCCTTTGGAGTACGAAGGAGGGAGCGCTGGTGTTGGCCACTTTATTGGTTATGGGTGTTGGGAGTTGGTGGTTGTTACGCGATTGGTAG
- a CDS encoding endonuclease/Exonuclease/phosphatase, variant: MTAILLFAREPSKIQRIEEAECGFGAADMGNKGAVGLRVTWSDVVDGNDNAITTTTEQAKTTELTFVATHLAAMEWNLKKRNANWRSIVSGLTFANPRNVLPAGEFPSESRAARSTPDRSGAGDTAPVARTRDDSSSADADDHTDLAYGNGDGDSDAQPLLNNPRASASYKSTLQQISIFKPTSHLFLAGDLNYRIDTTTPPPLATYPSFDPSSGNHFSHFLPRDQLTQEREAGRTMHGLSEAPITFGPTYKYDVHPAKGEAVNEEAVKRGDKVNGVPEVPWRFASHRWPGWCDRVLYLDVPPWVTATTELEQQPEAEAEREKVKVEVEVYDSLPVVETSDHRPVFFRAKVPVLGEEAMRLPLVSEGEGEREVEEEEEWKRDPRVSMPVAVDVHAWERRAAARRKEVVVGWTAFLWSTKEGALVLATLLVMGVGSWWLLRDW, encoded by the coding sequence ATGACAGCCATCCTGCTCTTTGCCCGTGAACCTTCCAAGATACAGCGGATCGAAGAAGCAGAGTGTGGATTTGGCGCTGCGGATATGGGCAACAAGGGTGCGGTAGGGCTACGGGTTACTTGGAGCGATGTCGTGGATGGCAATGATAACGCGataacgacaacaacagaacAAGCAAAGACGACGGAACTCACCTTTGTGGCCACGCACCTGGCTGCGATGGAATGGAACCTCAAGAAGCGCAACGCCAACTGGCGCAGCATCGTGTCAGGCCTGACTTTCGCCAACCCGCGCAACGTTTTGCCCGCCGGCGAGTTCCCATCCGAAAGCCGAGCAGCGCGGTCGACGCCGGATAGGTCTGGGGCGGGGGACACGGCACCTGTAGCTCGTACTCGGGACGACAGCAGCTCAGCCGATGCCGACGACCATACCGATCTCGCGTACGGAAACGGCGATGGCGATTCTGACGCCCAAcccctcctcaacaaccccaGAGCCAGCGCTTCCTACAAATCCACCCTCCAACAAATCTCCATCTTTAAACCAACCTCCCACCTCTTCCTAGCTGGCGACCTCAACTACCGCATTGACACCACcacaccccctcccctcgccACCTACCCTTCCTTCGATCCCTCCTCGGGCAACCACTTCTCCCACTTTTTGCCTCGTGACCAACTTACTCAAGAGCGCGAAGCCGGACGAACTATGCACGGCCTTTCCGAGGCGCCGATAACCTTTGGCCCGACGTATAAATACGACGTCCATCCAGCCAAGGGGGAGGCGGTTAATGAGGAAGCGGTGAAAAGAGGGGATAAAGTGAATGGAGTGCCGGAGGTGCCGTGGCGGTTTGCCAGCCATCGGTGGCCGGGGTGGTGTGATAGGGTTTTGTATTTGGATGTTCCGCCTTGGGTTACGGCAACAACAGAGCTAGAGCAGCAGCcagaggcagaggcagagCGGGAAAAggtgaaagtggaagtggaagtgtaCGATTCTCTGCCGGTCGTGGAGACGAGTGATCACCGACCTGTGTTCTTCAGGGCGAAGGTGCCGGttttgggggaggaggcgatGAGGCTACCTTTGGTTAGCGAGGGTGAGGGCGAACgggaagtagaagaagaagaagaatggaAAAGGGACCCCAGGGTGTCGATGCCGGTCGCCGTGGATGTACATGcttgggagaggagggcggcggccaggaggaaggaggtggtggtggggtggACGGCTTTCCTTTGGAGTACGAAGGAGGGAGCGCTGGTGTTGGCCACTTTATTGGTTATGGGTGTTGGGAGTTGGTGGTTGTTACGCGATTGGTAG
- the pkac-2 gene encoding serine/threonine-protein kinase PRKX has product MAATVASSHPFGGGLHPLQAKGLLAAAQQRQQQQQTQSQPQLHPCMLSQHHSYQNDQRRNDPSQTQKNNDTSGGFEMATRKPRLSDFHRIRTLGTGTFARVVLVRPANGTEIDRQKVYALKILRKTEVIRLKQIDHVRHERQILQDVTGHPFITSLQASFSDHDFLYLLLDYIPGGELFTYLRKYRRFDEEMARFYAAEIVLVLEYLHEEQGGIAYRDMKPENLLLDADGHIKLVDFGFAKRLGYNDVERPVETYTLCGTPEYLAPEVIQNKGHTTAVDWWALGILIYEFLTGYPPFYHNNPLEIYRQIVEKPVLFPSSTEISEEAKDIIRSFCTVDRTMRLGNMSGGAARVKAHPWFKGVDWEAVEQRRHKGPIIPHLSHPGDASCFDVYPEQDVHNEAYTEEMFEKYEKYFGDF; this is encoded by the exons ATGGCGGCCACCGTCGCCTCGTCACACCCATTTGGCGGTGGGCTACACCCACTGCAGGCAAAGGGGTTACTTGCAGCCGCCCAGCAgcgccaacaacagcagcagacgCAATCGCAACCGCAACTTCATCCCTGCATGCTCTCGCAGCACCACTCTTACCAGAACGACCAACGGCGAAATGACCCATCACAAACGCAAAAGAATAATGATACGAGTGGTGGATTCGAGATGGCCACGCGCAAGCCCCGGCTGAGCGACTTTCACCGTATAAGGACATTAGGAACTG GCACCTTTGCTCGTGTGGTACTCGTCCGACCAGCCAATGGCACCGAAATTGACCGCCAAAAGGTTTACGCATTAAAGATTTTGAGAAAGACGGAAG TGATCAGACTAAAACAGATTGACCATGTGCGCCACGAGCGGCAGATCCTCCAGGATGTAACCGGCCACCCGTTCATCACCAGTCTGCAAGCCTCCTTTTCCGACCACGACTTCCTCTACCTGCTGCTCGACTACATTCCCGGCGGAGAGCTGTTTACATACCTGCGCAAATACCGACGGTTCGACGAGGAGATGGCACGCTTCTACGCGGCTGAGATTGTGCTCGTGCTCGAGTACCTCCACGAAGAGCAGGGTGGGATAGCTTACCGAGATATGAAGCCCGAAAATCTGCTGTTGGATGCGGATGGGCACATCAAGCTGGTCGACTTTGGTTTTGCCAAGCGGCTGGGGTACAATGACGTTGAACGCCCGGTCGAGACCTACACCCTTTGTGGCACTCCAGAGTATCTGGCGCCCGAGGTTATTCAGAATAAAGGCCACACGACAGCGGTGGACTGGTGGGCGTTGGGGATCCTGATATACGAATTCCTGACGGGCTATCCCCCGTTTTACCACAACAATCCCCTCGAGATTTACAGACA AATCGTAGAAAAGCCGGTTTTATTCCCCTCGTCAACAGAAATCAGCGAAGAAGCCAAGGACATCATCCGGTCCTTCTGCACCGTCGATCGGACCATGCGACTCGGCAACATGAGCGGCGGCGCGGCAAGAGTGAAGGCGCACCCATGGTTCAAGGGCGTCGACTGGGAGGCTGTGGAGCAAAGACGGCACAAGGGCCCCATCATTCCTCACCTAAGTCACCCCGGCGACGCTTCGTGCTTCGACGTCTACCCGGAGCAGGACGTCCACAATGAGGCGTACACGGAAGAGATGTTTGAGAAGTACGAAAAGTACTTTGGGGACTTTTAG